Proteins co-encoded in one Amaranthus tricolor cultivar Red isolate AtriRed21 chromosome 7, ASM2621246v1, whole genome shotgun sequence genomic window:
- the LOC130818429 gene encoding putative disease resistance RPP13-like protein 1 gives MAEIFVSAFVQVVFDKMASGGINMYLNMQKNRKRTRMIFQDWQRKLKLIEAVVRDAERTQFHSNSVKLWLQQLQDLAYDLEDIFDDFSIDNSHHLHELMIDDDSHVGCTCSPFHKVPNMFTCASGASHQDSAKYKRSIKQISKRLQDLVSDSSSLGLSQLMQLTEQPRQQRPETSSLVYEPVIYGRCDEKKEIIRRLLSDEPSYGSYIVIPIVGNGGIGKTTLAQTVYNNEKVNAHFQIKAWVCVSDVFDVKQITTSILNSATHKAHNFNQLNEAHEKLKNLVRNKRFLIVLDDIWNEEYDPWDQLQTPFQYANKGSRVIITTRIDRVAKNMLKAPIQLSPIISLRGLSDDDCWLLFQKHLLVESNIIEMKKEVVVLCKGLPLAAKALGGLLRKEDKSQWPKILKSNVWSEKGGVLPVLRLSYHHLPHHLKHIFAYCSIFPKDFQFEEKEIVLMWMAEGFVVEDEEESMEEKGRNHFLDLVSRSLFEPSPSHEGFFIMHDLVHDLAQGVASNVSCTMGINEFSSRCRYFSFSPQALEVQSLSNLDKVSQLRTFSFFGSTNTGNPTLVPDSIFQKMRYLHLLSIANIGITDLPNSIGNLKHLRLLNLSFNPRLVQLPESISNLCNLQTLLLGHCKSLKKIVTNMERLTKLRHLDIRRTTSLLEMPLGIEKLTKLRTLNKFFFTSETGKRINELRNLINLRGSISISGLENVVYKDAQEAMLYEKSGLDVLFLTWGTSPSNKVNHSNERDVLEVLKPPSSIQQVSLQGYRALAFPTWIGDPSFMNMTTLSLTNCLKSEYFHSYLPSLKKLTIENCNELRVILENCFFLEDLFIEGCKELSTTSPIISCSQRICLRDVSQFNNIEAFWVQGLTYLTVVNETKEKNSKWSMMKGISLVNCPKVKNLAGFGECNNLTDVELGNCEELVSLENFCGSSLRFLKIDGIQSLKNISSIINGIVCIRILQIKDVKIEQAIQEWGFDMLSSLYELKVIRTGISTDSVESISGNGDDLCLPSSLSRLTIEGFKNLRVVSCSCFPNLSSISIINCPKLESLGVDFPPTKISTMVANSWLCPIFIEDCPLIYDRCLFDPNGILYIRGGRYSYV, from the exons ATGGCTGAGATATTTGTATCGGCATTTGTTCAAGTTGTGTTTGATAAGATGGCTTCTGGTGGGATAAACATGTACCTTAATATGCAGAAGAATAGAAAAAGAACCAGAATGATATTCCAAGATTGGCAGAGAAAGCTGAAATTAATAGAAGCAGTTGTAAGAGATGCCGAGAGGACACAATTCCACAGCAATTCTGTTAAATTATGGCTGCAACAACTCCAAGATTTGGCCTACGATCTGGAGGACATCTTTGATGATTTTTCCATTGATAATTCTCATCATCTTCATGAGttgatgattgatgatgatTCTCATGTTGGTTGTACTTGTTCTCCTTTCCACAAG GTGCCAAATATGTTTACATGTGCTTCAGGAGCTTCACACCAGGACAGTGCCAAGTATAAAAGGAGCATTAAGCAGATTAGCAAACGCTTACAAGACCTTGTTTCTGATTCTAGCTCTTTGGGTCTCTCCCAGCTTATGCAGTTAACTGAACAACCTCGCCAACAGAGGCCAGAAACATCTTCTTTAGTATATGAACCAGTCATTTATGGAAGGTGTGATGAGAAAAAAGAGATAATTCGACGACTCCTAAGTGATGAACCAAGTTACGGGAGTTACATTGTGATTCCTATTGTTGGAAATGGAGGGATTGGGAAGACTACGCTGGCTCAAACTGTATACAACAACGAGAAGGTTAATGCTCATTTCCAAATAAAAGCATGGGTGTGTGTGTCTGATGTGTTTGATGTCAAACAAATAACAACATCAATCCTTAATTCAGCTACTCACAAAGCACATAACTTCAATCAATTGAATGAAGCACATGAAAAATTGAAGAATTTGGTAAGAAACAAGAGATTCCTTATTGTTCTTGATGACATATGGAATGAAGAATATGATCCTTGGGACCAACTTCAGACCCCTTTTCAATATGCTAATAAGGGAAGCAGAGTCATAATCACTACAAGAATAGACAGAGTAGCTAAAAACATGCTTAAAGCACCGATTCAATTAAGCCCGATCATATCTTTAAGGGGTTTATCAGATGATGATTGTTGGCTTTTATTCCAAAAGCATTTGCTTGTAGAATCGAACATAATTGAGATGAAGAAGGAAGTGGTGGTGTTATGCAAAGGCTTGCCTTTAGCCGCAAAAGCGCTTGGAGGTCTCCTAAGGAAAGAAGATAAGAGTCAATGGCCAAAGATATTAAAGAGTAATGTTTGGAGTGAAAAGGGAGGTGTCTTGCCTGTTCTAAGGTTGAGTTATCATCACCTCCCACATCatttaaaacatatatttgCTTATTGTTCTATTTTCCCGaaagattttcaatttgaagAGAAGGAGATAGTCTTAATGTGGATGGCTGAAGGATTCGTAGTAGAGGACGAGGAGGAGAGCATGGAAGAAAAGGGTCGTAACCATTTTCTTGATTTGGTATCAAGATCATTATTTGAACCAAGTCCATCACATGAAGGATTTTTCATTATGCATGATCTTGTTCATGACTTGGCTCAAGGGGTTGCAAGTAATGTTAGTTGTACAATGGGAATCAATGAATTTTCATCGAGATGCCgttatttctctttttctccACAAGCATTAGAAGTACAATCATTGAGTAATCTTGATAAAGTCAGCCAGTTGCGAACCTTTTCTTTTTTCGGTAGTACAAATACTGGTAATCCAACACTTGTGCCTGATTCTATTTTCCAGAAAATGCGATACTTGCACTTGCTATCTATTGCAAACATAGGGATTACGGATTTACCAAATAGCATTGGGAATTTGAAACACTTGAGACTTCTCAACCTCTCCTTTAATCCTAGACTTGTGCAGTTGCCAGAATCAATTAGCAATCTTTGCAACCTCCAAACATTGCTTCTGGGACACTGTAAGTCTCTTAAAAAGATCGTCACAAATATGGAGCGGTTAACTAAACTTCGTCATCTGGACATTAGAAGAACAACTTCTTTGTTGGAAATGCCACTCGGAATTGAGAAATTAACAAAACTGCGGACACTAAACAAATTCTTTTTTACATCAGAAACAGGTAAGAGAATAAATGAGTTAAGGAATTTGATTAATCTTCGTGGCTCGATAAGTATCTCCGGCCTAGAAAATGTTGTGTATAAAGATGCACAAGAAGCCATGTTGTATGAAAAATCAGGCCTTGATGTATTGTTCCTCACTTGGGGCACTTCTCCTAGTAATAAGGTCAATCACAGCAACGAAAGAGACGTACTTGAAGTTTTGAAACCTCCTTCTTCCATCCAACAAGTATCTCTTCAAGGGTATAGAGCATTAGCATTCCCTACTTGGATTGGAGATCCCTCTTTTATGAACATGACTACCTTAAGCCTGACCAACTGTTTAAAATCTGAGTACTTTCATTCTTACTTGCCATCCCTGAAGAAACTCACTATCGAAAACTGCAATGAGCTGCGAGTTATACTCGAAAATTGCTTTTTTCTTGAGGATTTATTCATAGAAGGATGCAAAGAGTTGTCGACTACATCTCCGATCATTAGTTGTTCTCAAAGAATATGTCTTCGAGATGTTTCTCAATTTAATAATATCGAAGCTTTCTGGGTACAAGGGCTTACGTATCTTACAGTTGTAAATGAAACTAAAGAAAAGAATTCTAAATGGAGCATGATGAAGGGGATAAGTTTAGTGAACTGTCCAAAGGTAAAGAATCTTGCAGGATTTGGGGAGTGCAACAATTTGACTGATGTAGAACTAGGCAACTGTGAAGAACTTGTCAGTTTGGAAAACTTTTGTGGGTCGAGTTTGAGATTTTTGAAAATCGATGGCATTCAATCCTTGAAGAACATATCGAGTATCATCAATGGAATTGTTTGTATTCGAATCCTGCAAATCAAAGATGTGAAAATAGAACAGGCAATCCAAGAGTGGGGATTTGACATGCTTAGTTCTCTTTACGAGCTTAAAGTCATAAGAACAGGCATCTCAACTGATTCAGTGGAGTCGATTTCAGGAAATGGAGATGATCTTTGTCTTCCCTCTTCGTTGTCTCGATTAACCATTGAAGGTTTCAAGAATTTGAGAGTCGTGTCATGTTCTTGTTTCCCGAACCTGAGTTCAATCTCAATCATAAATTGTCCAAAACTTGAATCCTTAGGTGTAGATTTCCCACCCACAAAGATTTCTACTATGGTTGCTAATAGTTGGCTTTGTCCTATATTTATTGAAGATTGTCCCTTGATTTATGATCGATGTTTATTTGATCCTAATGGAATTCTGTATATAAGAGGTGGAAGGTATTCGTATGTGTAG
- the LOC130817527 gene encoding cytochrome b-c1 complex subunit 7-2, mitochondrial-like: MAIATSSSSLLKTLLDPKKNFLAAMHKTSMDKRLRKYGLRFDDLYDPMEDLDIKEALNRLPREIVDARNQRLKRAIDLSMKHEYLPDDLQAMQTPFRSYVQDMLALVKREREEREALGALPLYQRSIP; encoded by the exons ATGGCGATTGcaacttcatcttcttccttgtTAAAGACTCTTCTAGATCCAAAGAAGAATTTCTTAGCTGCTATGCACAAGACCTCCATGGACAAACGTCTTCGCAAATAcg GTCTTAGATTCGACGATTTATATGATCCAATGGAAGATCTTGATATCAAGGAAGCCCTAAATCGGCTTCCTCGTGAGATTGTCGATGCTCGTAATCAGCGTCTTAAGCGCGCTATTGATCTTTCTATGAAGCATGAGTATCTTCCTGATGATCTCCAG GCTATGCAAACACCCTTCAGGAGCTATGTTCAAGACATGTTGGCACTT GTGAAGCGTGAGAGAGAAGAACGTGAAGCTTTGGGCGCATTACCTTTGTACCAACGATCAATTCCTTAA